The DNA segment GGCGCAGCGGACGCTCGCCGGGCGGGCTGCCGGCGAGCGCGGCGGCCAGCAGCTCGCTGCCGAAACTCGCCATTCAAACGCCCTTCGAAATCCGTCTATGCCAAGAGTCTGTCGCCGACGCGATGAACATGGTTGACTGATTGCGGTCGCAGCTTCTGTGTTCGTGTCAAACTTTCGCAGGATCGACGTTGCGGCCGCGGTTCCTGCGAGGTTATCCGTCAGGGCAAGTTCCGGCGACTCGGCAAGGCATGGCGGTCGCGACGGGCCCGGGGCACCGAAAGGCGGTGCACCGCACCCAGAAGAAAAGGAAAGATCGAGAAATGCCACAGGGAACTGTGAAGTGGTTCAACGCGGAGAAGGGGTTCGGTTTCATCGCCCCCGAGGACGGTTCCGCGGATGTGTTTGTCCACTACACGGAGATCCAGGGAACGGGCTTCCGCACCCTTGAAGAGAACCAGAAGGTCGAGTTCGAGATCGGCCACAGCCCTAAGGGCCCCCAGGCCACCGGAGTCCGCTCCCTCTGAGTTACCCACACGAGCAGACGCAAAAGCCCCCAAAACGGTGCCGTTTTGGGGGCTTTTGCTATTGCTCGGCAGGCAACCCGCCCCCGCCGCGCCGGATGCCTGACGGCGCGAATCGACTTGCTGGCCTACTGTCGGGGGCGTGAGCCAGCTTTCCTTCTTCGCCGCGGAGTCGGTGCCGCCCGCGGTGGCGGACCTTTGCGGGGTGCTGGCGGCCTCCGGCCAGATCGTGCTGGTTGGCGCTGGCGCCCGGCTGTCGGTGGTGGTGGAGCAGCGCTGGCGCGCCGTCGCCCTGGCCGAGATGATCTGCGAGGCTGGATTGGAACCCGAAATCACCCGCACCGACGAGGGCACACCGTTGGTCCGGACGGCCGTGGACCCGTTGTTGTGCAGCATCGCCGCAGACTGGACCCGCGGGGCGGCCAAGACGGTGCCCCCGCGGTGGTTGCCGGGGCCGAGGGAGCTGCGGGCGTGGACGTTGGCGGCCGGCAGCCCCGAAGCCGACCGCTACCTGTTGGGGCTGGATCCGCACGCGCCGGACACCCATTCGCCGCTGGCGTCGGCGTTGATGCGGGTCGGCATCGCGCCCACCCTGATCGGCACCCGCGGCGCTCGGCCGGCGCTGCGGATCAGCGGCCGCCGCCGGCTATCGCGCCTGGTAGAGAACGTGGGGGAGCCCCCGGACGGTGCCGAGGCGTTGGCGCAATGGCCCAAGGTGTAGCGGCCGGCCACGGCCGGCGCTACGAGCAGTCGGTTTGCGCAGGCGTGCCCAAGGGTGCGAAATTGTCAGGTGCCCGCGGGGCGAAGGTACGGCGGCGTACCGGAATGTCACCGGAATTGCCCGGGACGTCCGGGGTCGACCTGCCATTCTTCCTGCGGGGCGGCTCCGCTCGGGGGCCGGCACGAGGGATGGAGCGTAAGCGCAGTTGGCTGACCCGAAAACAAGCGCGCGGGGTGGCGGCAGAAACGGCAGCGCCCGGCGACTCGTGATTGTCGAGTCGCCCACCAAGGCGCGGAAATTGGCCGGCTACCTGGGCTCGGGCTATATCGTCGAGTCCTCGCGGGGCCACATCCGGGACCTGCCCCGGGCCGCGGCCGACGTCCCGGCGAAATTCAAGTCCGAGCCGTGGGCCCGGCTGGGGGTCAACGTTGACGCCGACTTCGAGCCGCTCTACATCATCAGCCCCGAGAAGAGGAGCACCGTCAGCGAGCTGAAGGGCCTGCTCAAAAACGTCGACGAGCTCTACCTGGCCACCGACGGTGACCGGGAGGGCGAAGCCATCGCCTGGCATCTGCTGGAAACCCTGAAACCGCGCATCCCGGTCAAGCGGATGGTGTTCCACGAGATCACCGAGCCGGCCATCCTCGAGGCCGCCGAAAACCCCCGTGACCTGGACACCGACCTGGTCGATGCGCAGGAGACCCGCCGCATCCTGGACCGGCTGTACGGTTACGAGGTCAGCCCGGTGCTGTGGAAGAAGGTCGCGCCGAAGCTGTCGGCCGGGCGGGTGCAGTCGGTGGCCACCCGCATAATCGTGCAGCGCGAACGCGAGCGGATGGCGTTCCGCAGCGCGTCCTACTGGGATGTGCTGGCCACGCTGGACGCCAGCGTGTCCGACCCCAAGGCGCAGCCGCCGACGTTTTCCGCCCGGCTGACCAGCGTGGCCGGGCGGCGGGTGGCCACCGGCCGCGACTTCGACTCGTTGGGCGTGTTGCGCAAGTCCGACCAAGTTGTCGTGCTGGACGAAGCGAGCGCGACCGCGTTGGCCGCCGGGCTGCGCGGATCGCAGTTGAGCGTGGCCTCGGCGGAGGAAAAGCCCTACACCCGGCGTCCGTATCCACCGTTCATGACGTCGACCCTGCAGCAGGAGGCCGGGCGCAAGCTGCGGTTCTCCGCCGAGCGCACCATGAGCATCGCGCAGCGGCTGTATGAGAACGGCTACATCACCTACATGCGCACCGACTCGACGACGCTGTCGGAGTCGGCGATCAACGCCGCGCGCACCCAGGCCCGTCAGCTCTACGGGGAGGAGTTTGTCGCCCCGTCGCCCCGCCAGTACACCCGCAAGGTGAAAAACGCCCAGGAGGCGCACGAGGCCATCCGGCCCGCCGGGGAGACGTTCGCGACCCCCGACGCGGTGCGCCGCGAACTCGACGGCGACGAATTCCGGCTCTATGAGCTGATCTGGCAGCGCACCGTGGCCTCGCAGATGGCCGACGCCCGGGGCACCACAGTGAGCCTGCGCATCGAGGGCAGAGCCGGGGATCAACAGGTGGTGTTCGCCGCGACCGGGCGCACCCTGACCTTCCCCGGCTTCTTGAAGGCCTACGTGGAGACCGTGGACGAACTGGTCGGCGGTGAGGCCGACGACGCCGAGCGCAGGCTGCCCCATCTGACCCCGGGCCAACGGCTCGATGCCGTCGAACTCACGCCGGACGGGCACGTCACCAACCCGCCGCCCCGCTACACCGAGGCGTCGCTGGTCAAGGCCCTCGAGGAGCTGGGGATTGGCCGCCCGTCGACCTACTCGTCGATCATCAAGACCATCCAGGACCGCGGCTACGTCTACAAAAAGGGCAGCGCCCTGGTGCCGTCCTGGGTTGCGTTCGCCGTAATCGGTTTGCTGGAACAGCATTTCGGTCGACTCGTGGACTACGACTTCACCGCGGCGATGGAAGACGAGCTCGACGAGATCGCCGCGGGCAACGAGCGACGCACCAACTGGCTCAACAACTTCTACTTCGGCGGCGACCACGGGGTGCCCGACTCGGTCGCCCGCTCCGGGGGCCTGAAGAAACTGGTGGGTGTCAATCTGGAAGGCATCGACGCGCGAGAAGTCAACTCCATCAAGCTTTTTGATGACCGTGATGGCCGGCCGATCTATGTTCGGGTGGGCAAGAACGGGCCCTACCTGGAGCGCACGATCCTCGGTGAGGACGGCGAGCCGACACCGCAGCGGGCCAACCTCAGCGACTCGCTGACCCCCGACGAGCTGACGCTGGACGTGGTCGAGGAGCTTTTCGCCACGCCGCAAGAGGGACGCGTGCTGGGCGTGGATCCGGAAACCGGCCACCAGATCGTCGCCAGGGACGGCCGGTACGGGCCCTACGTGACCGAGATCCTGCCGGAGTCCGCGGTCGAGGCGGGCGATGAGTTGGCCAACAAGGGTAAGAAGGCCGCCGGCCGCAAACCCAGAAGCGGTTCGCTGCTTCGCAGCATGGACTTGCAGACGGTCACGCTCGAGGATGCGCTGAAACTGCTGTCACTGCCCCGCGTGGTCGGGGTGGACCCCGCGTCGGGTGAGCAGATCACCGCCCAGAACGGGCGTTACGGCCCGTACCTGAAGCGCGGCACCGATTCTCGCTCGTTGACCACCGAAGAGCAGATGTTCACCATCACGCTCGAGGAAGCGCTGAAGATCTACGCCGAACCGAAACGTTCCGGCCGGCAACGCGCTTCGGCTCCGCCGCTGCGTGAACTGGGGATCGACCCGGCGTCGGGCAGACCGATGGTCATCAAGGACGGGCGGTTCGGGCCGTACGTCACCGACGGTGAGACCAACGCCAGCCTGCGCAAGGGCGACGACGTGCTGTCGATCACCGACGAGCGCGCCGCCGAACTGTTGGCCGACCGCCGCGCCCGGGGGCCGGCGCAGCGGGCCGCCAAGAAGAGCCCGCGCAAGGCTGCGGCGAAAGGGGCGGCCAAGCGCAGCTAGCAGCTAGCCGCGCAGCTCGCTGGAGACCTCTTCGGGCTCGCCGAAACCCTCGTCGGGTTGGCTGGAACCCTCGTCGGCGGCGGCCAAAGTCAGCGGTCGAGCCAGCTGGGTGGGTGCGGTGCGCCCGCGCAGCTCGACGACCTCACCGACATCCCAGCACAACGCCTCGGCGTCCAGGGCGCCGCTGACCGCGATCGCCGACGCCAGCACGTGGCCCTCCTCGAGTTTGGCCAGCTCGGTCAGCCGTGCGGCCTCGTTGACCGGGTCACCGATGACGGTGTACTCGAAGCGGGCCTGGGCGCCGATGTGGCCGGCGATGGCCCGCCCGGCCGACACGCCGATACCGAACTCCGCCGAACCGAGCACCGGGAGGAGCTCGTCGTGCAGCTCGCGTGCGGCCGCCAGGGCACCACCGGAGGCGTCCGGGTGTTCGATCGGGGCACCGAAGATCGCCAGGGCGGCATCGCCTTGGAACTTGTTGACGAATCCGCCGTGCCGGCCGACCGTGTCGACCACCACCCGGAAGAACTCGTTGAGCAAGCTGACGACCTCGGCGGGCGGCCGCGTCGCGGCCAGCTGGGTGGATCCGACCAGATCCACGAACAGCACCGCGACGTCGCGTTCCTGCCCGCCCAACTCGGTGCCACGCTCGAGGGCCCGGCGCGCCACGTCCTCGCCGACATAGCGACCGAACAGGTCGCGCAGCCGCTGCCGCTCGGACAGGTCGCGCACCATGTCGTTGAAACCGGATTGCAAAAGACCCAGCTCACTGGCGTCGTAGATCTGCATGTGGGCGTTGTAGTTGCCGCGTTGCACCTCGCTGAGCGCCCAGCGCAGCTGGCGCAGCGGGTCGGCGATCGACATCGACACCAACAGCGTGCTGATCGACCCGATGCCCAGCGCCGCCAACGCCAGCAAGAGGATGGGGTTGAACAGCTTCTCCGGCGCGGCATGCAGCAAGGAGATCTTGTCGGACACCACGGCCAACACGATCGCCAGCAGCGGCACCGCGGTGGACAGGATCCAGGTCAGCATCAGCCGCAAAATGACGCCGGGTGCCTTGACGTTCTCTGGCACCCCGCTGCGCAGTGCGGCGACGGCAACGGGCCGCAACACCCGCTCGGACTGCAGGTAGCCGATGATCGCGGTGGCGGTGGCGCCCAGCGCGGTGGCGACCGCGACGACGGGAACCGCGTAGCGGGCCACCGACCAGCTGGCAACGATGAAGATCACGCTGCCGATGCACCAGGACACCACGCTGATCAACGTCCGGTAGAACGGCATGCGCAGCGCGCGAGTGCGGGCCAGCTCGGTGGTCGCCGGATCCGCCGCGGCGAGCAGATTGTCCCGCCGCTGCCACCGGAACACCGGCATCAGCAGCTTGAGGCTCCAGGCGAAACCCGCGAGGAACAACACGATCACCGAGGTGAGGAAGATCGTCAGGTTCAGCGGTGGCAGATCCTGCAGCTCTACCCGGTCCTGCGGCGGCAGGCCGTAGCGCAGGAACCCGAGCACGAAAAGGCACCCGATGATGTCGGCCTGCAACATGCTGAGCGAGAACAGCGGCCAGGGGGTGCGCACCACCCACCGAACGAATGCCGTGATCCGTCCGGGAAGTGCCGCCGCGGTAGTCACTAGCCCACCGTATCGGGCAGCGGGGACTCGTCGGAAACCTACGCGTGCCCCGGCACGTCGCCCCGGGAAGACGAAACACGCCGCAAGATCACGGAATTGTTGCGAAACGGATCCCGATCGGTATCTGTCGGCGACGGTGGCTACCGTTGCCGATGATGTCCGGGGTGTTTACGCGGCTGGTAGGCCAACAGGCGGTGGAAGCCGAGCTGCTGGCGGCGGCCCGATCCGCCCGCGGTGATACGGATCACAGCTGCACCGGCGGCGGGTCTATGACACATGCCTGGTTGATCACCGGCCCCCCGGGTTCGGGGCGCTCGGTGGCGGCCTTGTGCTTCGCGGCGGCGCTGCAGTGCACTTCGGAGACCGAGCCCGGGTGCGGGCGTTGCCGGGCATGCACGACGACGATGGCCGGCACGCACGCCGACGTGCGGCGGGTGATTCCCGAAGGCCTGTCCATCGGGGTGGACGAGATGCGCGCCATCGTGCAGGTCGCCTCACGCCGGCCGACCACCGGGCGCCGCCAGATCGTGCTGATCGAAGACGCCGATCGGTTGACCGAGGGAGCCGCGAACGCCCTGCTCAAGGTCGTCGAGGAGCCGCCGGCGTCGACGGTATTTGTGCTGTGCGCGCCGTCGGTGGACCCCGAGGACATCGCGGTCACGCTGCGATCCCGGTGCCGTCATGTGGCGCTGCTGACCCCGTCGACCGCCGCGATCGCGCGGGTGCTGATCGAGGGTGACGGGCTGGACGCCGAGACGGCGAACTGGGCGGCCTCGGTCAGTGGTGGCCATGTGGGCCGGGCGCGCCGGCTGGCCACCGATCCGGAGGCCCGCCGGCGCCGCGAGCGGGCGTTGGGCGTGGTGCGCGACGCGGTCACCCCGTCGCGGGCATACGCCGCCGCCGAGGAGCTCGTCGCCGCCGCCGAAGCCGAGGCGGTGGTGCTGACCACCGACCGTGCCGAGGCCGAGACCGAAGAGCTGCGCACGGCTCTGGGCGCCGGTGGCACCGGCAAGGGCACCGCCGGCGCGACCCGCGGCGCGACGGCCGCGCTGAGGGATCTGGAGCGGCGGCAGAAATCCCGTCAGACCCGGGCGGCGCGCGATGCGCTGGACCGGGCGCTAATCGACTTGGCCACCTATTTCCGGGACGCGCTGGTGGTGTCGGCGAAGGCGGGGGGAGTACGGGCCAACCACCCGGATATGGCCGACCGGGTGGCTGCCCTGGCCGCGCACGCTGCCCCCGAGCGGCTGCTGCGCTGCATCGAGGCCGTGCTGGAGTGCCGGGAAGCGCTGGCAATCAACGTCAAACCCAAGTTCGCCGTCGACGCCATGGTCGCGACCATCGGGCAGGAACTGCGTTAGCGGGTTAGGCGCGCATGCCCGCCTGCCGTAGACTCGTGGCGCCCGGCCGCCTTAGCTCAGTCGGTAGAGCGATTCACTCGTAATGAATAGGTCAGGAGTTCGATTCTCCTAGGCGGCTCCAACTTCTTCGCGCCGAGTGTCACCCGGCGCAGGCCCATCGTCTAGGCCACCGAGGGTCCGCGGGGCGTTGGGCACGAAACCCACGCAGGACCATTCCCTGGGCAACCCAGGCAAAGTGGCCACCTACTCCCCGCACTCGTCGTATCGTCCCTTACCTATTCACGGGGCGGCCTGCGCGGTTGTGACCGGGCTGCGCAAGGTCGGTGAGGAAGGCAGAGGCTGGAATGAATTTCTCGGTGTTGCCGCAGATCAATTCGGCGCGGATTCGTGCCGGTGCGGGGTCGGGGCCGATGCTGGCCGCCGCGGCGGCCTGGGATGGGCTAGCCGGCGAGCCGAGTCCGGCGGCGGCCTCGTTTTCGACGGTGACCGCGGGGCTGGTCGGGGCGACGTAGCAGGGCCCGGCGTGGGCGGCGATGGCGGCCGTCGCCGCCCCGTATGCGGGGTGGCTGGACGCTGCAGCGTCCCGAGCCGCGGGCGCGGCGGCGCAGGCCAAGGCGGCGGCCGCCGTCTATGAAGCGGCGCGGGCGGCCATCGGGCATCCGGTGATGGTCGCGGCAAACCGCACGCGGCTGGTGTCGCTGGTGAGCTCGAACCTGTTGGAGCTCAACGCCCCGGCGATCGCGGCCACCGAGGCCGAATATGAGGCGATGTGGGCCGAGGATGTGGCCGCGATGGTGGGTTATCACGGCGGGGCTTCGGCGGCCGCGCAGTTGAACATCCTGGCAGCAGTCGCTGCAGGCGCTGCCGGTCCAGGTGGGCTTGAACCTGGGCATCGGAAACACCGGCAACTTCAACGTGGGCGGCGGCAACACCGGTAACACCAACCTCGGCAGCGGCAACACCGGCAGCTACAACGCGGGCAGCGGCAACTTCGGCAACAGCAACATCGGTAGCGGCAATTTCGGCAACGGCAACATCGGCTTGGGGAACCTCGGCAACTCCAACCTCGGCTTCGGAAACCTCGGCAGCAACACCTTCGGCCTCGGCAACAACGGCAGCAACAATATCGGCATCGGGCTCACCGGCAACAACCAGATTGGCATCAACCCCGCGCTGAACTCGGGCAGCGGTAACGTCGGCTTCGGCAACTCGGGCAAACCCGGGCAGCATGAGTTCGGGCGGTTTCAACGAGGGCATTGGGCAGGCGGGTTTCTTCGGCTTGTGAGGCGTGGCCGCTGGTTCGGCGCAGCGGGCGTCCTGTCAGGCCGGCGCCAGGAATCCCACCGGCCCCGACGCGAGGCACACCGCCAGCGCAGCCGTGTTGGCTTGCACGGTGATGGCATCTCCGGCGCCGGGCAGCCGAGTGTAGACCCGGTTCAGGCCCGGGTGCACCGGAACCCTGGTCGCTGGTCCGTCGGACAGCGACAGCGTCATCGAGCCGTCGCTGTTGGCCAGATAGTTGAGTTCGACGGTCCAGTCGGCGGGCAGCAGCGGCCCGTCGAGGACCAGCCGGGCCGGCCGGTCCGGCTGCGCGAAGTAGCCGCACCGTGGCAGCGGCCCGGGAACGATCCAGCGGACCCACGTCACTTTCCCGTCAACCAGCCGGCCCTCGCTGGTGAACATCCTCAATCGTGTTGTCGCCGAGGCAAATTCGGGCCGGTCGCGCAGCAGCGCGAACATGTGGCTGGCCAGGTTCTCCGGCCAGGCCACCCGCTGCAGCACCAGTGGATCGACTTCCTGGTCGAGCAGCGGTGTATCGGAGGGGGCCGCGGCCAGGGCGGCTCGTGCGTTTTTCAGGTAGGGCTCGGCGGGGTTGTCGCGCCAGCTGGTCAGAAACGTTGCCGTCGAGTACAGGCTGCTGGCCACGAACAACACCGCCGCAACGGTTGTCACCGCGGTGCGGGCCCGTGCGCCATCCAACCAACGCGCGCCGGACGGCCGGTTGGCCGCGCCCAACGCCACGGCGGCCAGCATCGCCAGCACCACCACCAGATCCGGGAAATACCGCAGCGTCTGGGCCAATTCGAGCGCGGTGAACCGTGACGAACGCATCAGATAGATCGGCACCTGGCAGGCGACGGCATAGCCGGCCGCGGTCAGCCACACCGGGCCGATGCGCCGCTTGCGGATCAGCGACACGCCCAGCGCCGCAACCAGTGCCAGCCAGCCGAGCGCCATCACCGCCGGCGGCGGAGTGGCCCACGGCGATGACGGTGCCCAGCGTTGCCAGGCCCACGGCCCGCCGGCCAGCCCCGGCACGATGCCGTGGGTGATCGACCGGGACAGCAGATCCCACGTCATCGACAGATCCCAACTCCACCGCCGCTGATCCACCACCGCCAGATACAGCACCGCCCAGGCGGCGGTCAGCCCCAGTGACGGGATCCACAGCCGACCGCCGCCCCGCCACACCGTCCGCAGCGGGCTCGCGTCACCGCCCACATGGCAGGTCAGTGCGGCCACCGTGAAGGCGACGAACGGGATCACCGCGGCCTTCTCGAAGAACAGCAGCCCGGCCAGGTAGGCCAGCAGGCCGGTCGCCGCGTACCGGCGATTGCCGGTGCGGATCAGCAGGATCGCGTCGGCGCACACCCACGCCAACGCCGCCAGCATCGGCAGCGAGTTCAGCGCCGCCGACCACCACGCGAACCCCGGCACCCCCAGCGGCGTGAACAGCGCAAACGCCAGCGGGATCAGCAGCGCCGGGCGCCAGCCGAGGATCGCGTGCAGCGCGCGCAGCAGGGCCAGCGACGCCAGCAGCTGCAACACCACCAGGCTGACCGCCGGCCCGGTCCACACCAGCGGAGCCAGCCGGATGATCGCCCCGGCGACCAGGAATGCCCCCGGCATCAGGTGGCCGTCGTGGTCGTCGAACAGGTACGACGGCGACAGCACGGCCTGGGTGCCGGCCCGCCCCACCAGAATCAGGTCGTCCCAGTAGAAATAGCCGCCGAACGCCAACGCCGCGCGAATCACCAGCTGCACGGCCACGAGGGCGGCGGCGACCAGAACGACCCGCCGGTATGGTGGGCCGGTGCGCGCACTGGTCACCGGGGCAGCCGGTTTCATCGGGTCGACGCTAGTGGACCGTCTGCTGGCCGACGGTCACACGGTGGTGGGACTGGACAACTTCGCGACCGGCCGTGCGACCAACATCGAGCACCTGGCCGGCAACCCGGCACACGTTTTCGTCGAGGCGGACATCGTGACCGCGGATTTGCATGCCATTCTCGACGAGCATCGGCCCGAGGTGGTGTTTCACCTGGCGGCCCAGATCGACGTCCGGCGTTCGGTGGCCGACCCGCAATTCGACGCTTCGGTCAACGTCATCGGCACGGTACGGCTGGCCGAAGCGGCGCGACGCACCGGTGTCCGCAAGGTGGTGCACACCTCGTCGGGCGGATCCATCTACGGCGTCCCACCGCAGTACCCCACCCCCGAAACAGCGCCCACCGACCCGGCATCGCCGTACGCGGCGGGCAAGGTGGCTGGCGAGATCTACCTGAACACCTTCCGGCATCTTTACGGACTGGACTGCTCGCACATCGCCCCCGCCAACGTCTACGGCCCCCGCCAGGACCCGCACGGTGAGGCCGGTGTGGTGGCCATCTTCGCCCAGGCACTGTTGGCGGGTAAGCCCACCAAGGTGTTCGGCGACGGCACCAACACCCGCGACTACGTGTTCGTCGACGACGTGGTGGACGCCTTCGTCAAGGCGTCCGGCGACGCGGGCGGGGGGCTGCGCTTCAACATCGGGACCGGAGTGGAAACCTCGGACCGGCAACTGCATTCGGCGGTCGCCGCGGTCGTCGGGGGACCCGACGACCCGGAGTTCGCTCCGCCGCGGCTGGGTGACCTGAAGCGCTCCTGCCTGGATATCGGCCTGGCCGAACGGGTTTTGCGGTGGCGTCCACAGGTTGAGCTGGAC comes from the Mycobacterium shinjukuense genome and includes:
- the cspA gene encoding cold shock protein CspA — encoded protein: MPQGTVKWFNAEKGFGFIAPEDGSADVFVHYTEIQGTGFRTLEENQKVEFEIGHSPKGPQATGVRSL
- the topA gene encoding type I DNA topoisomerase; its protein translation is MADPKTSARGGGRNGSARRLVIVESPTKARKLAGYLGSGYIVESSRGHIRDLPRAAADVPAKFKSEPWARLGVNVDADFEPLYIISPEKRSTVSELKGLLKNVDELYLATDGDREGEAIAWHLLETLKPRIPVKRMVFHEITEPAILEAAENPRDLDTDLVDAQETRRILDRLYGYEVSPVLWKKVAPKLSAGRVQSVATRIIVQRERERMAFRSASYWDVLATLDASVSDPKAQPPTFSARLTSVAGRRVATGRDFDSLGVLRKSDQVVVLDEASATALAAGLRGSQLSVASAEEKPYTRRPYPPFMTSTLQQEAGRKLRFSAERTMSIAQRLYENGYITYMRTDSTTLSESAINAARTQARQLYGEEFVAPSPRQYTRKVKNAQEAHEAIRPAGETFATPDAVRRELDGDEFRLYELIWQRTVASQMADARGTTVSLRIEGRAGDQQVVFAATGRTLTFPGFLKAYVETVDELVGGEADDAERRLPHLTPGQRLDAVELTPDGHVTNPPPRYTEASLVKALEELGIGRPSTYSSIIKTIQDRGYVYKKGSALVPSWVAFAVIGLLEQHFGRLVDYDFTAAMEDELDEIAAGNERRTNWLNNFYFGGDHGVPDSVARSGGLKKLVGVNLEGIDAREVNSIKLFDDRDGRPIYVRVGKNGPYLERTILGEDGEPTPQRANLSDSLTPDELTLDVVEELFATPQEGRVLGVDPETGHQIVARDGRYGPYVTEILPESAVEAGDELANKGKKAAGRKPRSGSLLRSMDLQTVTLEDALKLLSLPRVVGVDPASGEQITAQNGRYGPYLKRGTDSRSLTTEEQMFTITLEEALKIYAEPKRSGRQRASAPPLRELGIDPASGRPMVIKDGRFGPYVTDGETNASLRKGDDVLSITDERAAELLADRRARGPAQRAAKKSPRKAAAKGAAKRS
- a CDS encoding adenylate/guanylate cyclase domain-containing protein; this translates as MTTAAALPGRITAFVRWVVRTPWPLFSLSMLQADIIGCLFVLGFLRYGLPPQDRVELQDLPPLNLTIFLTSVIVLFLAGFAWSLKLLMPVFRWQRRDNLLAAADPATTELARTRALRMPFYRTLISVVSWCIGSVIFIVASWSVARYAVPVVAVATALGATATAIIGYLQSERVLRPVAVAALRSGVPENVKAPGVILRLMLTWILSTAVPLLAIVLAVVSDKISLLHAAPEKLFNPILLLALAALGIGSISTLLVSMSIADPLRQLRWALSEVQRGNYNAHMQIYDASELGLLQSGFNDMVRDLSERQRLRDLFGRYVGEDVARRALERGTELGGQERDVAVLFVDLVGSTQLAATRPPAEVVSLLNEFFRVVVDTVGRHGGFVNKFQGDAALAIFGAPIEHPDASGGALAAARELHDELLPVLGSAEFGIGVSAGRAIAGHIGAQARFEYTVIGDPVNEAARLTELAKLEEGHVLASAIAVSGALDAEALCWDVGEVVELRGRTAPTQLARPLTLAAADEGSSQPDEGFGEPEEVSSELRG
- a CDS encoding DNA polymerase III subunit delta' yields the protein MSGVFTRLVGQQAVEAELLAAARSARGDTDHSCTGGGSMTHAWLITGPPGSGRSVAALCFAAALQCTSETEPGCGRCRACTTTMAGTHADVRRVIPEGLSIGVDEMRAIVQVASRRPTTGRRQIVLIEDADRLTEGAANALLKVVEEPPASTVFVLCAPSVDPEDIAVTLRSRCRHVALLTPSTAAIARVLIEGDGLDAETANWAASVSGGHVGRARRLATDPEARRRRERALGVVRDAVTPSRAYAAAEELVAAAEAEAVVLTTDRAEAETEELRTALGAGGTGKGTAGATRGATAALRDLERRQKSRQTRAARDALDRALIDLATYFRDALVVSAKAGGVRANHPDMADRVAALAAHAAPERLLRCIEAVLECREALAINVKPKFAVDAMVATIGQELR
- a CDS encoding NAD-dependent epimerase/dehydratase family protein, which encodes MRALVTGAAGFIGSTLVDRLLADGHTVVGLDNFATGRATNIEHLAGNPAHVFVEADIVTADLHAILDEHRPEVVFHLAAQIDVRRSVADPQFDASVNVIGTVRLAEAARRTGVRKVVHTSSGGSIYGVPPQYPTPETAPTDPASPYAAGKVAGEIYLNTFRHLYGLDCSHIAPANVYGPRQDPHGEAGVVAIFAQALLAGKPTKVFGDGTNTRDYVFVDDVVDAFVKASGDAGGGLRFNIGTGVETSDRQLHSAVAAVVGGPDDPEFAPPRLGDLKRSCLDIGLAERVLRWRPQVELDDGLRRTVEYFRTKAC